A window of the Pedobacter frigiditerrae genome harbors these coding sequences:
- a CDS encoding prolyl oligopeptidase family serine peptidase, which yields MKRTSLILTLCLIISSAFAQDLSKFKKENFIQESDTLKYRILYPENFDANKNYPVLFFLHGRGESGNDNEKQLTHGSKMFLSDDFRKNFPSIIIFPQCAEESYWANVEIETINTKRFFTFQKDGEPTKSMGLLLKLTDQILSQTYADKSRIYVGGLSMGGMGTFEILRRKPKTFAAAFAICGGDNIANVKKYQNVPLWIFHGGLDDVVNPQLSYSVYRELRKLGNEPKYTIYPKANHNSWDSAFAEPELLPWLFRNKK from the coding sequence ATGAAAAGAACATCCCTAATTCTTACTCTTTGTTTGATAATTTCTTCGGCATTTGCTCAAGATTTATCAAAATTTAAGAAAGAGAATTTCATTCAAGAATCTGATACCTTAAAGTATCGTATTCTTTATCCTGAAAACTTTGATGCGAATAAGAACTATCCTGTATTGTTCTTTTTGCATGGCCGTGGTGAAAGCGGGAATGACAATGAAAAACAATTAACTCACGGCTCTAAAATGTTCTTATCTGATGATTTCAGAAAGAATTTTCCTTCAATTATTATCTTTCCGCAATGTGCAGAAGAAAGTTATTGGGCTAATGTAGAGATAGAAACAATTAATACTAAACGGTTTTTCACTTTTCAAAAAGATGGTGAACCCACAAAATCTATGGGGCTTTTATTAAAGTTAACAGATCAAATACTTAGTCAAACTTATGCAGATAAAAGCAGAATTTATGTGGGTGGCTTATCTATGGGCGGAATGGGAACCTTTGAGATTTTGAGGCGTAAACCAAAAACTTTTGCTGCGGCTTTTGCTATCTGTGGTGGAGATAATATTGCGAATGTAAAAAAGTACCAAAATGTTCCATTATGGATTTTCCATGGCGGATTAGATGATGTTGTTAATCCACAGCTTTCTTACAGCGTTTATAGAGAATTAAGAAAATTGGGTAACGAGCCTAAATACACTATATACCCAAAAGCAAACCATAATAGTTGGGATAGTGCTTTTGCCGAACCAGAATTATTGCCTTGGTTATTTCGTAATAAGAAATAG
- a CDS encoding YebC/PmpR family DNA-binding transcriptional regulator, which produces MGRAFEFRKERKFKRWAKMAVQFTRIGKDIVMAVKEAGPHPETNSRLRSAMQNAKAVNMPKDRVEAAIKRASDKSMANYEEIVYEGYAAHGVAVLIETATDNTNRTVANVRSYFNKTNGTLGKTGSLDFIFSRKSIFRFAPAENLDLEELEFELIDAGLEELYVEADEDGNDIAVAQGAFEDFGRLQKALEEKGIELKSSKLERIALSHHPITEEQAVDVLKLIDKLEEDDDVQAVYHNMAE; this is translated from the coding sequence ATGGGAAGAGCATTCGAATTTAGAAAAGAAAGAAAGTTTAAACGTTGGGCTAAAATGGCCGTACAGTTTACGCGTATTGGAAAAGATATTGTAATGGCGGTAAAAGAGGCTGGTCCACATCCAGAAACTAACTCTCGTTTACGCAGTGCGATGCAAAATGCCAAAGCTGTAAATATGCCAAAAGATAGGGTAGAAGCTGCAATTAAGCGTGCATCTGATAAATCTATGGCAAACTACGAAGAGATAGTTTATGAAGGTTACGCTGCTCATGGTGTTGCTGTTTTAATTGAAACCGCTACTGATAATACAAATAGAACAGTTGCTAACGTGCGTAGTTATTTTAATAAAACTAATGGTACGTTAGGTAAAACAGGTTCGCTAGATTTTATATTTTCTCGTAAATCTATTTTTAGGTTCGCACCTGCGGAAAATTTGGATTTAGAAGAATTGGAATTTGAATTAATTGATGCTGGCTTAGAAGAATTATACGTTGAGGCTGATGAAGATGGAAACGATATAGCAGTAGCACAAGGCGCTTTTGAAGATTTTGGTCGTTTGCAAAAAGCATTAGAAGAAAAAGGAATTGAACTGAAAAGCTCAAAACTAGAGCGTATTGCACTTTCTCACCATCCTATAACAGAAGAACAAGCTGTTGATGTTTTAAAATTGATTGATAAGTTAGAGGAAGACGATGATGTACAGGCCGTATATCATAATATGGCTGAATAA